Proteins encoded together in one Luteimonas fraxinea window:
- a CDS encoding H-NS family nucleoid-associated regulatory protein gives MNFDLSTFDARQLHSLVLAAEKRKSQLAKRRPIAVVRAELTATAAEFGYAIDELFGVSAPQLKAAKSKTRRPKGKVAVKYRDPENRKNTWSGRGSQPLWLREKVRRGLSPSDFLVDGLARPTANTKSIGKRTVFKQA, from the coding sequence ATGAATTTCGATCTGTCCACATTCGACGCGCGACAACTTCACTCGCTCGTTCTCGCTGCTGAGAAGCGCAAGAGTCAGCTAGCAAAGCGCCGACCCATCGCAGTCGTCCGCGCGGAGCTGACCGCGACGGCAGCGGAGTTTGGTTATGCGATCGACGAGCTCTTCGGCGTCAGTGCTCCCCAGTTGAAGGCTGCGAAGTCCAAGACCCGCCGCCCGAAGGGCAAGGTCGCCGTGAAGTATCGTGATCCCGAGAACAGAAAGAACACCTGGTCAGGTCGTGGAAGCCAGCCGCTCTGGCTCAGAGAGAAGGTGAGGCGGGGCCTGTCCCCCTCGGACTTCTTGGTCGATGGCCTCGCAAGGCCAACAGCAAACACGAAGTCGATCGGGAAGCGCACGGTCTTCAAACAAGCTTGA